The proteins below are encoded in one region of Phyllopteryx taeniolatus isolate TA_2022b chromosome 11, UOR_Ptae_1.2, whole genome shotgun sequence:
- the tmem14a gene encoding transmembrane protein 14A isoform X2: MLAFEHNTDYTARALFWVRLNKEVGHVQAFAELGLRLNASSSITMDWIGFGYAAAILLGGYMGYKRKGSVMSLMAGLVFGGLSAYGAYNISNKPTDIKVLLLTSGLLSLVMGTRYKKSGKLVPAGIMTILRSEFNSDVIHKIHFC; the protein is encoded by the exons atgctggcatttgaacacaaCACGGACTACACGGCGCGTGCGTTATTTTGGGTTCGGCTGAACAAGGAAGTCGGTCACGTGCAAGCCTTTGCTGAACTTGGACTGCGTTTAAACGCAAG CTCTTCAATCACCATGGACTGGATTGGATTTGGCTATGCTGCAGCCATCTTGTTGGGAGGTTATATGGGATACAAGAGAAAAG GCAGTGTCATGTCTCTGATGGCTGGCTTGGTCTTTGGTGGACTGTCTGCTTATGGCGCCTACAACATCTCCAACAAGCCCACTGATATCAAGGTGTTACTGC TCACTTCTGGGCTCCTTTCGCTGGTGATGGGGACCAGGTACAAGAAGTCGGGCAAACTGGTGCCAGCTGGAATTATGACGATTCTAAGGTCAGAATTCAACTCTGATGTGATCCATAAAATACATT TTTGTTGA
- the tmem14a gene encoding transmembrane protein 14A isoform X1 — translation MLAFEHNTDYTARALFWVRLNKEVGHVQAFAELGLRLNASSSITMDWIGFGYAAAILLGGYMGYKRKGSVMSLMAGLVFGGLSAYGAYNISNKPTDIKVLLLTSGLLSLVMGTRYKKSGKLVPAGIMTILRWTLSFCSLLMVFRLLLLMLV, via the exons atgctggcatttgaacacaaCACGGACTACACGGCGCGTGCGTTATTTTGGGTTCGGCTGAACAAGGAAGTCGGTCACGTGCAAGCCTTTGCTGAACTTGGACTGCGTTTAAACGCAAG CTCTTCAATCACCATGGACTGGATTGGATTTGGCTATGCTGCAGCCATCTTGTTGGGAGGTTATATGGGATACAAGAGAAAAG GCAGTGTCATGTCTCTGATGGCTGGCTTGGTCTTTGGTGGACTGTCTGCTTATGGCGCCTACAACATCTCCAACAAGCCCACTGATATCAAGGTGTTACTGC TCACTTCTGGGCTCCTTTCGCTGGTGATGGGGACCAGGTACAAGAAGTCGGGCAAACTGGTGCCAGCTGGAATTATGACGATTCTAAG GTGGACGCTTTCTTTCTGCAGTTTGTTGATGGTGTTCCGACTTTTGCTCCTGATGCTGGTGTGA
- the gsta.1 gene encoding glutathione S-transferase, alpha tandem duplicate 1, producing MADKVQLHYFNGRGKMESIRWLLSVAGVEFDEFHLTTREQYLKMLNDGDLMFQQVPMVEIDGMKLIQTKAILNYIAEKYHLHGNDIKERVKINMYSEGLMDLMEMIMILPFTEDPKAKLDNIESKAKERYLPVFEKQLMEHVYLVGGRLSLADVLLMECTLMLEEKFVGILADFRNIKSFQGRMSKHPAISRFLQPGSKRKPQPDDVYRKTVREVFNLNISFP from the exons ATGGCTGACAAAGTACAGCTTCACTACTTCAATGGGAGAGGGAAAATGGAGTCAATCCGTTGGCTGCTAAGTGTTGCAGGAGTGGAG TTTGATGAGTTCCATTTGACCACCCGGGAGCAGTACCTCAAAATGCTGAATG ATGGCGATCTCATGTTTCAACAGGTCCCCATGGTGGAAATCGACGGAATGAAGCTCATTCAAACAAAAGCCATCCTGAACTACATCGCAGAAAAGTACCATCTGCATGGAAATGATATCAAAGAACGTGTCAA GATCAACATGTATTCAGAAGGACTAATGGACCTCATGGAAATGATCATGATTCTGCCCTTCACTGAAGACCCGAAGGCCAAACTGGACAACAtcgaaagcaaagcaaaagagCGCTACCTGCCTGTGTTTGAAAAG CAACTGATGGAGCACGTTTACCTGGTGGGAGGTCGGCTGAGCCTTGCCGACGTGCTGCTGATGGAATGCACGCTCATGCTGGAGGAGAAGTTTGTGGGGATCCTTGCAGACTTCCGCAACATCAAG TCCTTTCAGGGGCGAATGTCAAAACATCCTGCTATCTCCAGATTCCTGCAGCCTGGAAGCAAGAGGAAGCCTCAGCCTGATGATGTTTACAGAAAAACTGTCAGGGAGGTTTTCAACTTAAACATATCATTTCCATAA
- the tmem14a gene encoding transmembrane protein 14A isoform X3: MLAFEHNTDYTARALFWVRLNKEVGHVQAFAELGLRLNASSSITMDWIGFGYAAAILLGGYMGYKRKGSVMSLMAGLVFGGLSAYGAYNISNKPTDIKVLLLTSGLLSLVMGTRYKKSGKLVPAGIMTILSLLMVFRLLLLMLV; encoded by the exons atgctggcatttgaacacaaCACGGACTACACGGCGCGTGCGTTATTTTGGGTTCGGCTGAACAAGGAAGTCGGTCACGTGCAAGCCTTTGCTGAACTTGGACTGCGTTTAAACGCAAG CTCTTCAATCACCATGGACTGGATTGGATTTGGCTATGCTGCAGCCATCTTGTTGGGAGGTTATATGGGATACAAGAGAAAAG GCAGTGTCATGTCTCTGATGGCTGGCTTGGTCTTTGGTGGACTGTCTGCTTATGGCGCCTACAACATCTCCAACAAGCCCACTGATATCAAGGTGTTACTGC TCACTTCTGGGCTCCTTTCGCTGGTGATGGGGACCAGGTACAAGAAGTCGGGCAAACTGGTGCCAGCTGGAATTATGACGATTCTAAG TTTGTTGATGGTGTTCCGACTTTTGCTCCTGATGCTGGTGTGA